One region of Oryza sativa Japonica Group chromosome 10, ASM3414082v1 genomic DNA includes:
- the LOC4349097 gene encoding cytochrome P450 84A1 — MADMVKFTMEWLQDPLSLAIVVTVAVLIMRMQRRRAAPFPPGPKPLPIVGNMAMMDQLTHRGLAALAKEYGGLMHLRLGRLHAFAVSTPEYAREVLQAQDGAFSNRPATTAIAYLTYDRADMAFAHYGPFWRQMRKLCVVKLFSRRRAETWLAVRDESAALVRAVAASRGEAAVNLGELIFNLTKNVIFRAAFGTRDGEGHDEFIAILQEFSKLFGAFNIGDFIPWLSWADTNGINARLVAARTALDRFIDKIIDEHMERGKNPDDADADMVDDMLAFLAEAKPHAGKAAAAAAGAGDGADDLQNTLRLTRDNIKAIIMDVMFGGTETVASAIEWAMAEMMHSPDDLRRVQEELAAVVGLGRDVAESDLDKLPFLRCVIKETLRLHPPIPILLHETAADCLVAGYSVPRGSRVMVNVWAIARDRAAWGPDADAFRPSRFAAGAAAEGLDFRGGCFEFLPFGSGRRSCPGMALGLYALELAVARLAHGFNWSLPDGMKPSELDMSDIFGLTAPRATRLSAVATPRLTCPLY, encoded by the exons ATGGCGGACATGGTGAAGTTCACCATGGAGTGGCTTCAGGATCCTCTGAGCCTGGCGATCGTCGTCACGGTGGCCGTCCTAATCATGCggatgcagcggcggcgcgcggcgccgtTCCCGCCGGGGCCGAAGCCGCTGCCGATCGTCGGCAACATGGCGATGATGGACCAGCTGACGCACCGCGGCCTGGCAGCGCTGGCGAAGGAGTACGGCGGCCTGATGCACCTCCGGCTCGGCCGGCTCCACGCGTTCGCCGTGTCGACGCCGGAGTACGCGCGCGAGGTGCTCCAGGCGCAGGACGGCGCGTTCTCGAACAGGCCGGCGACCACGGCGATCGCCTACCTCACCTACGACCGCGCGGACATGGCGTTCGCGCACTACGGGCCCTTCTGGCGCCAGATGAGGAAGCTGTGCGTGGTGAAGCTCTTCAGCCGGCGCCGCGCCGAGACGTGGCTCGCCGTGCGCGACGAGTCCGCGGCGCTCGTGCGCGCCGTGGCGGCGTcgcgcggcgaggccgccgtcaaCCTCGGCGAGCTCATCTTCAACCTCACCAAGAACGTCATCTTCCGCGCCGCGTTCGGCAcgcgcgacggcgaggggcACGACGAGTTCATCGCCATCCTCCAGGAGTTCTCCAAGCTGTTCGGCGCGTTCAACATCGGCGACTTCATCCCCTGGCTCAGCTGGGCGGACACCAACGGCATCAACGCCCGCCTCGTCGCGGCGCGCACCGCGCTCGACAGGTTCATCGACAAGATCATCGACGAGCACATGGAGCGCGGCAAGAaccccgacgacgccgacgccgacatgGTCGACGACATGCTCGCGTTCCTCGCCGAGGCCAAGCCGCACGCCggcaaggccgccgccgccgccgccggcgccggcgacggggccGACGACCTGCAGAACACGCTCCGCCTCACCCGCGACAACATCAAGGCCATCATCATG GACGTGATGTTCGGGGGGACGGAGACGGTGGCGTCGGCGATCGAGTGGGCGATGGCGGAGATGATGCACAGCCCCGACGACCTCCGCCGCGTGcaggaggagctcgccgccgtggtGGGCCTCGGCCGGGACGTCGCCGAGTCCGACCTCGACAAGCTCCCCTTCCTCCGCTGCGTCATCAAGGAGACGCTCCGCCTCCACCCGCCCATCCCCATCCTCCTCCACgagaccgccgccgactgcctCGTCGCCGGCTACTCCGTCCCCAGGGGCTCCCGCGTCATGGTCAACGTGTGGGCCATCGCCCGCGACCGCGCCGCCTGGGGCCCCGACGCCGACGCGTTCCGCCCCTCGCggttcgccgccggcgccgccgccgaggggcTCGACTTCAGGGGCGGCTGCTTCGAGTTCCTCCCCTtcggctccggccgccgctcgtgcCCGGGCATGGCGCTGGGGCTCTACGcgctcgagctcgccgtcgcgcgGCTCGCCCACGGCTTCAACTGGTCGCTCCCCGACGGGATGAAGCCGTCCGAGCTCGACATGTCCGACATCTTCGGCCtcaccgcgccgcgcgccacccgcctctccgccgtcgccacgccccGGCTCACCTGCCCCTTGTactga